In Glycine max cultivar Williams 82 chromosome 15, Glycine_max_v4.0, whole genome shotgun sequence, the DNA window aattaattagactACTAATCAACTACCGACCTAATCAGCTACCGACCAAATGAATAATCGGACCGCTTCATAACCTTGATCAAAACACATCACTTCACTTCCTTCAcccttcatatatatatatatatatatatatatatatatatatatatatatatatatatatatataacaccataacactttctctctctttgcCGGTGCCACAATCCCTCTCTCTCTCCGACGTACATTTCCATCTTTTTAGGGTTTCATTTCATGGACTCCGATTCCTGGATTTCCACGCGCCTCTCTTCCTCTTCACGCCGCCACCATTATCGATCTGGTCACTTCAAACCtaagaaatttattatttttattaattattggatTGAGATTATTGTGGTGTAACGATTAACGAATTGGTGGCGTTTCTGTTGCAGATCTGTACGCGGAGGAGAGTGAAGGGAACGATGATTTCAGGGCGGAGTTTCTATGCCCTTTCTGCGCCGAGGATTACGACGTCGTTTCCCTCTGTTGCCACATTGACGACCACCACCCTATCCAAGCCAAAAACGGGGTTCGTTCCTTTCTCCACAAATTAACACCCATTGTTACTAATTTTTGGTTTCATGATTACTTAATTTGGTGTTTGTAGATGCAAAAAGTTTAACTTTTAGGGGGTGTTTGGTGGGAGATATGTTTTTTCATGTCCGGAATCATGAATCCGGGGAATCATGAATCCTAAGAATGAGTAAAATCTTTTtgatttttagataaatttctaGGATTTGAACAGTTATGAGTTATTTTTACtggttattttaattatttatcacaatCAATAAGAgtaacattatatttttattgtagtaAAATAACCCACATGGAAAAGTTTTCGtggaaaactttttaaaaaacattctcAGAAACATTATATCCCaggaaaatttttaaaacagaTACCAAACATGGGAACCCAAGATTCTAATGAAACTCAAAACTTTTGGCCTACCAAACGCCAAgttcattcatttttaaaaaaaaatactattttagtcCCTACTCATGTCAGTTTTAATCATTTTAGTTTCTACACGCAACTTAAATGTGGTGTTTTTAAGTATAGGTATTAaaaggtaaattttttttttgtaactatAGGAATGAAATGAGTGATTAAACCTTCTTTTACAGATTGAAAAATTTAAGCAGGTGTCATGTGGAGTTTAGTCAGAGCTACATACATGTGGTATAGACATGTGGTGGTTTTGAAGTACCAATTAATTTCCCttgtttctgtttcttcttTCCAATACCCAACTACCAACACaaccttttaaaataatcaaaattaataatcagagtaaaaaataaataaattgtgtgtttttattactattttcaaTTCCTCCAAGTGCCTAAGCTAGTAAGGGTGAGTGAGTGAGTAGAGTAGGTATGCTTGGTTCTTGAACAACAATATGGGTTTTCTTTGATcacattacatttttttaaccaGTTTTTGTTTTGTGCCCAAGcttatatattgttattgtaTCTTTAGGTGTGTCCCATTTGTGGGAAGAAGGTGGGAGTGGATCTCGTTGGACATTTTACTACACAACATGGGAACTTCTTGAGGATATCCTTTTTGCAAGTTGGTCTGTTTCTCATGCTTTTGCTCTTGGTGTTTCTATTCCTGTCTACTTCagttatttgataattttaaattggtGTTTCAGTTGTTTAATGCTCATGAAGTTTGAACTTGTGCACATGTTTAATAGAAGAAATAGGAAgtgaaataaatgattttttttcctgaaaagTTGAAATTAACTTATGTACTTTAGTTTTTGGAAAAGTTAGATGTGGTCACTTTTGAAAAAGTTGAAACacagaattgattttaacttatggaaGAAGTTTGccttcatattttcttttcccATACTTGTTAAGAAGTTCATCTAAATTAGGCCAAGATTTGTTGGTAGGTAAAATTTCAACATGCACGTTTATTGCCTTCAACCAAAAAAAAGAACCTCTGATATAGTGAAATGTTTATGACAAGAGTTTGTATTTGCCCACCCATCATTATGAATGGTTAGCTGTTTAAAGAGTGTGAATGTGTGATGGATTTCAATGAGCCAACTTAAGTATGTTTCTATATAGCAAGCATTTGTTTAGTTTATTTGAAATGAAGAACAGTGGTTACTCACCTCATAAGTATGCTTTATCCGACGAATTTGAATTTTTCCTATGTGGCTAATTGTTTTGTGTAGTTATTCTAGTGATTTCAGCATTGTTAACTATGTATGTCTCTGTCCTATGTCTATTTAACTACGTATGTAGAAGTCTCTCTATGAGATGAACCTGGCTCTTATTTCATATTTGTATTGCCTCATAGCCACTTCATTTCAAGTACTATTCTTATGGTCAAATGTTATGGATTAAGACTTCAAAGTTTTTCCATAACCAGAACTTACGTGCAGCGCAAAAGGAGGGTCAGGAAAGGAGGCTCTGCTTCAACAATTTCTATATTGAGAAAAGAGTTACAAGAAGGAGCCTTGCAGTCCCTTCTTGGAGGTTCTTCATACTTAGCTTCCTCAAATTCCGAGCCCGATCCTCTGTTATCATCATTTATGTTTAACCCAGTTGTAGCTGATGAGTCTGTGAGTGCAACACCTCCTTCCACTGAAGATGCTCTAGTAAAAGAAAGTTCAAAAGACGATTTCTTGAAAAGGTAGGAATGCTGATATTGCCATTTAATGAAAGCTTTGCTTTGTTTGAGAAATGAATGGGAAATTTTTAGGCAATAGTTTTAGTATTAGATGCATGCACAGGTGCTATAGGTGTTATATATGTGGTTAAATTTGTGACCATAAGTAACTGATGAAACGGTTGCGGGTGTCATCTGGAGTGATGCATTGGTTTCATGACTTGAATTGTTATATGACTATTTTAGCATTGCATCATACtgcttcaaaatcatttttattttttacttttgttaaaaGATTCGAGAACTTCTTGTCTGACAATGGTATGATGTATGGTTACAGAAAACCTCAGCAGTTACAGCTATCAGAAGAGGATCAAGTAGAGAAGGCTCGGAGGTTTGAATTCGTGCAAGGGCTTCTGATGTCCACCATTCTTGATGATAAGTTATGACTGCATTTGTAGCTCATATGCCAATGTTGAAAGAGCTGGAGCTGTAAGCTAGAGAGAGGGAGAGTTATCCAAAACGATACGAAGCTGCATCGGATAAATATGTAATGTGTCTATAGTTATGTTCATAAAATGCaaccttttttttatgtatcatGCTTGTGTTCAATGTTAGCTCCAAATAATCAATGGAAATAAAACACGTTTCACGGGCATGGGACCATGTGCGCTGCATAATTTATAGGCCATTttttcgtgtttttttttttttttttaggttttgtcTTCAAGATTTTATTCGATGATCCAAATACATAAAAAGGGTGAGACGGCTGGAGTGTCAATTTGAGCTAGTCTTCTGCACCAACTGGTTGAATATTCTTATAGGAGCTTGACGAGAAGAGTTGTTCTTGGGATCAAGTATAAGTTCGTTATTAGTTAAATGTTCCAAAATATCTGACGTTTACATTGCATAATGGGTACGCAGATCATTAAATATGTTTGTATACTGAAGATTATAAAGTCTTATTTGTAAtgtaatagtattaaaaatattttgtttactaGTTTTTCTCATGTGACAAGGAGGAGTGGGGTTGCAAAGCTTCTTTAatcttttgaattgatttactTAAAGTTTAAAGCTATtcttttataacttttagagaAAGAACtttagtttgtaaaaaaaaaaaaaagagaaagaaagagctttagaaaaaattaatcaattccTACACGTGTGCATTACGAAGGATTACTTTGTCCAATGAGTTTTTGTTGAACTTTACGATTTTTTAGAcatgattttattaaattagtgaATTGATTatagaaaacataataaatcaaattattaaccaaatgattttgattttagttttagttcaaatattttaaaggcAATAGTTATTTATAGGGTGTTTAAAACCATTTCAAAACaataaacactattatgaatccaaaaaaatctaaattcaaCTAAACTAAAACCgaacaaaaagaatcaaataATCTGTTTTTTACTGTACAGTCAAATAATCTTATTGTAtacttataacatttatatctatatctatagtATATAAATAggagaataaattaaaaaaaggaaagttcACACGTGACTTTCTCACACGTTTtgctaattaattgtgtttctaattactaaaataaatcaTCATTAAGTTTATAATTTACCCATATAATTACAAATGGTGGAGAATAACTCAAATCATAATATTACCTCCTTCAtcaaccaactactaaatctatTTCTAATTTACCCATATATAATCACAAATGGATTATCTTGGCTAGAAGATACCCGTGTAATCTTCGAGTCCTTAAGCTTGTGCTTGTTGGAGGGGGAAGGAGAGATATAGAAGAAATAAGTGAGTTTTTTGCACTTTCTACgatatactttaatttaaatatttatcttttatttttatcttttctatttcCTTCCTCCTTACCTAATACACGGTAGAAGTCAGGAGGGTATTATTTCCTTCCTCTCAACCTAATACACCCTAAAAGTCAGAGGGTATTATGGAAGATtccatcaaataaaaaatttgtctcTATTCATTTTACTGcattcataatatttaaaatgtgtAACATATCAATTTCAAAAGTAACAATCATAACTTGATACGTGTTAGCCAACTGAGTAGTAAAAAAGAAGTTTTTCTCTAAAATGTTGGATTGACATATGTTAGCTAGTTACAACCAAAACAaccagataaaaaaatataatataatggtaattaaaataaattagtgaaAAATGTGTATCATATCAATTATAAAAGTTGCCATTATAACTTGATATGTTTTAGCAAGTTgtgttgtagaaaaaaaaagtttttctccACAATATTGGATTGATACTATTCTAGAATTATGTAACTATGGAGTGACACATTATTTTAAAGAAGTTTTTCTTCTACTTGTTATCAATTATAACTTTCTGTTATTCTAAAATTTTCTGCTAATATCTACCCCGACCtattataaaacataaatatgaCACATTATTTTTAGGAGGAAGGAATACTGTTATCAACTCTAAAATCTTTTGAGCAAGTTAATAATTATGTGATCTCAATAATTCCTATGATAAAAGGAAATATCTTAGTTTTGACTTTGTCAATCTGACAAAGACAATAAAGTATAAGGCTAATGATTTACTATTGAGTTCCAAAATGAAATTGAGTGTTCTTGGAATTTCAAATCACAAGTTGAAGTAAAAGGTTGGAGTCCCCGTCATTTTTACAAAGGAACATTGATCAAGAAGATGACTTATACGATGAAACTAGATTATTTGTTAACGAgcctaaaaaataatgttacatCTGCAACTGTTTTGACGGGCCCTAatacaagaaacaaaatattggTTCCTAGAATGAGTTCGGTGCCTACCAACCTTGGCTTACCCTTTAAATTTCAGAGATAATTtcctttgattttgttttgcaaTGACAATTAACAAAAGTGAAGAAAAGTCTCTATCTCATGTGGGCATCTATCTTTCAAGGATTGTTTTCGCTCACAGACAGTTGTATGTTGCAGTTTCTAGAGTAACATCAAGACAGGGTCTTTAAGATTTTGATATTAGACATGATTATAACGTATGCACATCAACAAAGAATCTATAGTATATAGTATATACATATAAGAATGTTTTCTAAGAGGAACATTAACATGTAACATTTTCCAGAGTTGTAAGCAATAAAttcttatttgttaattttaattttaaattaaaattgatttatagtTAATGAGTATCAATTCAAATGATGTAATTAGATCAGATTAatgatttaattgattacaatcaATTAGTTTATAATTATCATAGTCATCTAATTTTATAATAGACTAATGTACTATAGATACTAATTATATAACattcaaattaaatcaattaaaaattatggagAGAAGAAATTGAAAAGTCGTTTTCAACctctaattattaaataaattgatagaAATATAATCACATGCACGATCATATATCTCCTTTTAAATATCTAATTCTCACTAATTCTATAACAAGAGAAGGGATTTAGCAAATTATAGTTTGAATTATTACCatcacttttttatatttttataattaaagtaattaattattgtcaaacatattttatgatTAAGTACTGTCAATTTGAATCACTAATCATTTTTATGAAATGacattcttaatttatttaaaatatcctAAATACTTATAGTTGTATTATAATTCTATTCTATTGTAATTTTGTCATGATTAGTATAATAATTCGTACATccttaattatatttgaaatatctataaaaaatttcacaatatataaatataataattataatgattgtcataattgattgatagcaatcaaaattttaataaatgtcttcttttttaaaataatttagaacaCTTTTACTACAATTGATGTcacaattaaatcaatttttagtaTATCAATGTCAATTAAATTGatgtcataattaaaaaaaataaattctggtGCAGTGATTTCTTCTGTgcactttcattatttttcttttaaattaatttaggtTGCAAACGAAAATTCATATCAAACATTGTTTCTCTCCAATTTTCACACTTCTTATCCCTCTTCTTCATCCCAACTCTATGGTATGTTACCACTTTTTATGATATGATGCTGTTTCATTCTCCTTTGATCCTCTCTTATTCAATCTTTTGGTGacattaaaatttttctttcaactaatttgtatgtttttttaataatttttttactggaGTTCACTTATTTAAACTATCAATTTTTGGTGATACCGTACACATGAGTAAAGGGAGAGAAAGATGACAATACCATgcattgaagagaaaaaaataaatttgtctaAAAAGTCTCTATTGCCATATGGAATTGATGGATGATAAAGATATAGATGTTTTAGATTTACTAATTGATTTCTTATATTTGCAAATTGTGCTTtcattttcctctctttttgtTATCTAATAGAAAAATGGTAaatctaatttctttctttcttttaataattttgttgtcaGGATTgagcagaagaagaaacaatgaaATTGCAGGGAGTTTTTCTTTACTGACTATGCAACTAAGCATTGATtacattttttcttcatatgtcCAATGCTTCTCATTgccaatttattttaattttttaattaataattttatttatgatttcattGGGCGGTATAGAAATCTTAAG includes these proteins:
- the LOC100306669 gene encoding protein DEHYDRATION-INDUCED 19-like encodes the protein MDSDSWISTRLSSSSRRHHYRSDLYAEESEGNDDFRAEFLCPFCAEDYDVVSLCCHIDDHHPIQAKNGVCPICGKKVGVDLVGHFTTQHGNFLRVQRKRRVRKGGSASTISILRKELQEGALQSLLGGSSYLASSNSEPDPLLSSFMFNPVVADESVSATPPSTEDALVKESSKDDFLKRKPQQLQLSEEDQVEKARRFEFVQGLLMSTILDDKL